ATGCCGAATGAGTCCGCACGCTTGCGGCAATTGCTCACGATTTTCAAATAAAATTTGTGCCAAGGCCGCAAAAGGTTGTCCGGCATTGGGCCACTTTTCAATGCTGTCAGCGAGTAAGCTTTTTCCCTCTGCGCACAGGCCTGCGTAGCAAAGGGCGAGGCCAAGTTTTGCTTGTGTGATCGGGGTTTTTGATTCTGCGAATTTTGCTCGTGCGTTTAAAAGCCTCGCCGGTTCCGAAATTTCGACGTTTGCAATAATTGCTCCTAAAAGGTCCTCATATGCATCTCTGAGCCAAATAGGCGTACTAAAGCTGATGATGTATCGGTAGTTGCCTCGCGTAATAAGATAGTAGCTTGCATTCGATGCAGTTCGAGGGGTGACAATATCCGCATCGATTTTTTTTGCGGGATATCCAGCGATGACTGCATTGGTTGGATCTTGAACGCGCAGCCCACGCGTGTTGTGAAGTTCCAGTTGTTGCGCAAAATCGACCTCCAAAAACTCTCTGGTGAACTCTTCGAGATTACTGGGGTGATTAACCTCACGTGTCTCAAATGCAATCACCACACTTGCTTCATTATGATATGCATAGTTTTCAGTATTAATTTCCCGTTCTTCGACGAGCGTAAGCCAATTTTGGGGTACCGCAACGATTAGTCCATTGCGAGGATAGTAATGGTTGCGGACCAAGTCGCCGGTACCTGCCGCGAAGTTTGCTCCCAGTGCAATGACCAATGCGGTAATCGCAAGAATGAGAATTTTAGAGGTAGCCCATGGATCTTGGGGCCGTAGCATTCGCGCCGGTAGAAAACAGGCCAAGCCGCTGCCTATGAGCAGGCCGCCTAGATGCCCCCAGTTATCAATACCGGGCATGGCGATACCCATATAAAGGGCAAAGACGGAATAGGGGATTACACTGCCAATAAAGTATCGTCTATACCGTTTGGGGAGCATGTTTCGGTAGCGAACTCCAAAGGTTGCGGACGCGCCCCAGACCCCAAATACAATGCCACTGGCCCCGCAACTTACGGCCGGATTCACAAGGGTTGAAAGAAGGGTTCCACCAAGCGCGGTAGCGACTAGGATAAAGATATAGTC
The Deltaproteobacteria bacterium DNA segment above includes these coding regions:
- a CDS encoding rhomboid family intramembrane serine protease codes for the protein MILVRKDSLGLIEEFDLDEFEEKVRKGQIGPHMEICFPVVTGDRFVVARDLELYQGLYQTDVLNFKRYFHLGRIPWLTISLIALLCCVHYWWPEPPGRSADRLLQRGAKSLPLMLELGQWWRLLTANFIHVSGWHLLVNCLFLFNLGGPAEAIFRRLDYIFILVATALGGTLLSTLVNPAVSCGASGIVFGVWGASATFGVRYRNMLPKRYRRYFIGSVIPYSVFALYMGIAMPGIDNWGHLGGLLIGSGLACFLPARMLRPQDPWATSKILILAITALVIALGANFAAGTGDLVRNHYYPRNGLIVAVPQNWLTLVEEREINTENYAYHNEASVVIAFETREVNHPSNLEEFTREFLEVDFAQQLELHNTRGLRVQDPTNAVIAGYPAKKIDADIVTPRTASNASYYLITRGNYRYIISFSTPIWLRDAYEDLLGAIIANVEISEPARLLNARAKFAESKTPITQAKLGLALCYAGLCAEGKSLLADSIEKWPNAGQPFAALAQILFENREQLPQACGLIRHALKHQAWDANLMMLAVTLHEKCDEEERAHRLLRAAIQRFPEDRALKLRARKLKLEGLEQLLESIKKPSKPPHQAPN